TAGACGGACTTTCTACCGATGGCACTTTAGAGATTATAAATCAATATAAAGACCGCATTGCAATGATCGTGTCCGAAAAAGATAACGGAATTTACGACGCAATGAATAAGGGTCTTGCACTGGCAACAGGTGATTACGTGCTGTTTATGAACTCGGGTGACGAGATCTATTCACCCGACACAGTTGAGAAAGTATTTGTTTCCTCTCCTGATGCCGATATTTATTACGGTGAGACAGAAATGTATGATGAGAATTGGGTAAGCTTAGGTCGCAGGCGACATAGATCGCCAGACAGACTTACTTTTAAGAGTTTCCGTTACGGAATGAGTGTAAGCCACCAGGCAATATACATCCGTCGCAGCATCACTTCTCCATATGATTTACAATATGCACTCAGCGCCGATATCGACTGGATACTAAGATCCTTAAAAAAGGCAAAGAGAATTGTGAATACAAACAGGTATGTTGCCAAATATATGGTAGGGGGCATGTCCAAAAAAAAGCATCGCCAGAGTCTTGTGGAGAGATTTAGGATATTTACAAAGCACTATGGCCTGTTGCCGAATCTATTCAATCATATTTTTATTGCTGCAAATCTTGCCCTGTATTACCTTAGACACGGAAGAACTAATGATTAGTTAAAAGTTGAAAGCAAAAAGTCATATTGTTGAAGGACTATAATTGGCATAAAGGACAAAAGAGGCTGTATCATAAATCATGGTGCAGCCTCTTTTTATTTTTAATATTTCAGGATTTTTACCATTGATTATTTGATTTAATAATCTGATTTTCATATATTTAGTGTATAATCAGATAAAAGATGGCGGTAAAGCAACCTGTTTTCAAGCCCTATAATCAGGCACAAATTCTGGTACTCCCACCAACCCTTGAAGAATTGATCCCTTTATGGCATCCGGTCCGGGTTGTAAATGAGGTCATTAACAAGCTCAATATAGAGCCGCTTTTAAAAGCTTATCACATTAGGGGAAGTTCAAGTTATCACCCTCAAATGCTGCTTAAAGTGGTGGTTTATGGGTACGTTACCAACCTTTATTCCAGCCGTAAACTGGCGGCAGCCTGTAAGGAAAGTATTTACTTCATGTGGTTAAGTTCGATGAGCTATCCCGATCATAATACGATCAACCGTTTCCGGGGTGTGCGCTTGAAACATGCCCTGCGCAGTGTGTTTGAAGAGGTGGTAAAGCTGTTGTCGGAAGAAGGGCTGCTGAGCATAGAGGAGATTAATACGGATGGAACGAAGATCGAAGCCAATGCCAACAAGTACACCTTCGTTTGG
The window above is part of the Arcticibacter tournemirensis genome. Proteins encoded here:
- a CDS encoding glycosyltransferase family 2 protein, with amino-acid sequence MRPCLSIITVVYNNVKDIERTMLSVLEQSYPNIQYIVIDGLSTDGTLEIINQYKDRIAMIVSEKDNGIYDAMNKGLALATGDYVLFMNSGDEIYSPDTVEKVFVSSPDADIYYGETEMYDENWVSLGRRRHRSPDRLTFKSFRYGMSVSHQAIYIRRSITSPYDLQYALSADIDWILRSLKKAKRIVNTNRYVAKYMVGGMSKKKHRQSLVERFRIFTKHYGLLPNLFNHIFIAANLALYYLRHGRTND